In a single window of the Nicotiana tomentosiformis chromosome 8, ASM39032v3, whole genome shotgun sequence genome:
- the LOC104098970 gene encoding probable tocopherol cyclase, chloroplastic, translated as MENIYNLSTISPICQPKKNLGFSWTVTNSATSVTNGKILSLTKFKNLNTFSSTLKLQCQKSRHACVVKAVAGADSSVEMIKEENREVVKPIYSSTPSNRPLRTPHSGYHFDGSSRKLFEGWFFKVSIPECRQSFCFMYSVENPAFPKKLSSFEELQYGPRFTGVGAQILGPDDKYICQYTQESSNFWGSRHELMLGNTFITQNSARSPKKEVPPQEFNRRVVEGFQVTPLWHQGSIRDDGRTDYTEIVKTASWEYSTRPIYGWGDVNSKQKSTAGWPAAFPVFEPHWQICMAAGLSTGWIEWDGQRYEFQNAPSYSEKNWGGAFPRKWFWVQCSVFEGAIGDVALTAGGGLRQLPGLSQTFESAALIGIHYGGIFYEFVPWNASVSWEIAQWGKWHILGENETHTVELEATVEDPGTTLRAPTDEMGLAPACRDTCFGDLRLQLWERKSNGSKGKVILDVRSNMAGLEVGGGPWFNTWKGKAQMPEIVTRAINVPVDLDGIFRFTPFLKPPGL; from the exons ATGGAGAACATATACAATTTATCCACCATCTCTCCAATTTGTCAGCCAAAGAAAAACCTTGGATTTTCTTGGACTGTTACTAATTCTGCAACTTCAGTGACAAATGGGAAAATTCTCTCTTTGACCAAGTTCAAGAATTTGAACACTTTCTCATCAACCTTGAAGCTGCAGTGTCAAAAATCAAGACATGCATGTGTAGTGAAAGCAGTCGCAGGAGCTGATTCATCTGTTGAAATGATTAAAGAGGAAAATAGGGAGGTTGTAAAACCGATTTACTCTTCTACACCTTCTAATCGTCCGCTTCGAACTCCTCATAGCGG GTACCATTTTGATGGAAGTAGCAGAAAACTCTTTGAAGGTTGGTTCTTTAAGGTATCAATTCCAGAATGCAGACAGAGTTTCTGCTTTATGTATTCTGTAGAGAATCCTGCATTTCCAAAGAAATTGAGTAGCTTTGAGGAGCTGCAATATGGACCTCGCTTTACTGGAGTGGGAGCTCAAATTCTTGGTCCAGATGACAAGTATATTTGTCAATATACTCAAGAGTCTTCAAACTTCTGGGGAA GTAGGCATGAACTGATGCTTGGGAACACCTTCATTACCCAAAATAGTGCTAGGTCTCCAAAAAAAGAAGTTCCTCCTCAG GAGTTTAATCGCCGTGTTGTAGAGGGCTTTCAAGTTACCCCACTTTGGCATCAAGGAAGTATTCGCGATGACGGGAG GACAGATTATACTGAAATTGTGAAAACTGCTAGCTGGGAGTATAGCACGCGGCCCATTTATGGATGGGGTGACGTTAACTCAAAGCAGAAGTCCACAGCAGGATGGCCTGCTGCTTTTCCTGTATTTGAACCGCATTGGCAAATATGCATGGCAGCTGGACTTTCAACAG GCTGGATAGAGTGGGATGGTCAGCGGTATGAGTTTCAAAATGCTCCTTCGTACTCTGAAAAGAACTGGGGTGGTGCCTTCCCAAGAAAGTGGTTTTGG GTGCAATGCAGTGTCTTTGAAGGTGCAATTGGAGATGTTGCTTTGACTGCTGGTGGTGGATTGAGGCAACTTCCTGGATTGAGTCAGACTTTCGAAAGTGCTGCTTTG ATAGGAATTCACTATGGAGGTATTTTCTATGAATTTGTTCCATGGAATGCTAGCGTTAGTTGGGAAATTGCTCAATGGGGTAAATGGCATATACTTGGGGAGAATGAGACACATACA GTAGAACTGGAAGCAACGGTGGAAGATCCTGGTACCACATTACGCGCTCCCACAGATGAGATGGGTCTCGCTCCTGCATGTAGAGACACTTGTTTCGGTGATCTAAGACTGCAATTGTGGGAACGAAAGAGTAATGGAAGTAAAGGAAAG GTTATTTTGGATGTTAGAAGCAATATGGCAGGTCTAGAAGTTGGGGGAGGACCATGGTTCAACACATGGAAGGGAAAAGCACAGATGCCAGAAATTGTTACTCGAGCTATTAACGTTCCTGTGGATTTGGATGGTATATTCCGCTTCACTCCATTTCTCAAACCTCCTGGCCTGTAA